In Pseudomonas flavescens, the sequence TATAGAACGTCAGCGCCAGCGAGGCAGCCGTCCAGGGCGATACATCTATCCCCAACAGCGCCACGCCGAAGAACGCCAGGAACAGCTGCATCAGCAGTGGCGTCCCCTGGAACAGCTCGGTGTAGCCGCGAATCAGCCAGTGTGGCCAGACCCGCTTGGACAAGCGCGCCATGACCAGCGGAATGGCCACCAGGGTGCCGCCGATGAATGCCGTGAGAGACAGCAGAACGGTCCAGCGCGCAGCCAGGAGCAGATTGCGCAGGATGTCCCAGTCGGTGAAGGTGGTCATCATGGCTGATCTCCAAACCATTTGCGGCCGGCAGCCAGCAACAGCTGACGCATGGCGATGGACAGTGCCAGGTACATCAGCGTGGTCACCAGATAGACCTCGAAGCTCAGAAAGGTACGTGACTGGATCAGGTTGGCGGCGAAGGTCAGCTCCTCATGGGACACCTGGGAAACCACCGACGAGCCGAGCATGACGATGATGCACTGGCTGACCAGCGCCGGATAAATGCGCTTCAGGGACGGCGGCAAGACCACCTGAATGAAGGTTTGCGTGCGACTCAGGCCCAGCACGCGCCCCGCCTCCCATTGCCCCCGCGGCGTGACCTGAATGCCGGCACGGATGATCTCGGTGCTGTAGGCCCCCAGATTGATCAGCATGGCCAGCAGCGCAGCCTCTCCCGCCGTCAGTTTCAAGCCAAGATTCGGCAAGCCGAAAACGATGAAGAACAGTTGCACCACGAAGGGCGTGTTGCGGATCAGTTCGACATAGACGCCCCACAGGCGGCTGAGAATGGTCGGGCGGCCGCTGCGCAGTGCAGCACCCAGAATGCCCAGGGCCACGCCGCCCACGGTCGCCATCACCGTGAGCTGGATGGTTACCCAGAGGCCGGAAAGCAACTCCGGCCAGTAGGGCCACAGGGCGGAAAAATTCAGCTGCGCCATCATCGCGAAATCCTTATGCGCCCAGGTTCGCCGGCAGCGGCGCCTTCAGCCACTGTTCCGACAGACCGTTGAGCGTGCCATCGGCCTTGGCCTGATCGATCAGCGCATCGACCTTGGCCTTCAGCGCGGCTTCGCCTTTGCGCAGGCCGATGTAGCAAGGCGAATCCTTGAGCATGAATTTGGCGACGGGTGCCCGATCGGCGTTCTGCCGCTCGATGGCCGCGACCACCAGGTTGCCGGTGGCAACGAACTCGACCTGCCCGGACAGATACGCGGACAAGGTCGTGTTGTTGTCTTCGTAGCGCTTGACCTGTGCACCGCTCGGCGCCACCTCGGTCAGCACCATGTCTTCGACGGCGCCACGGGTGACGCCGATCGATTTGCCTGCGAGCTCCTCGGCGTTCTGCAGGGCCTTGTCCTTGGCGCCGAATACACCGAGAAAGAACGGCGCATAAGCAGCACTGAAATCGATCACCTGTTCGCGCTCGGCGTTCTTGCCGAGGCTGGAGATGACCAGATCGACCTTGTCGGTCTGCAGATACGGAACACGGTTGGCGCTGGTGACGGGAACCAGTTGCAACTTAAGTTTCATCTCCTTGGCCAGGTACTTGGCCATGTCGATGTCATAGCCCTGGGGCTGCAGATCGGTGCCCACGGAGCCGAAGGGTGGAAAATCCTGCGGCACGGCGATACGGATCACGCCGCGTTTCTCGATGTCCTGCAATTGGTCCGCCAGGGCGGTCGTGGCCTGGGTCAGCAACAGACCGGCAGCCAGTATCGCGATCAATCCTTTCTTCATTTTCGTCACCCCGTTAACGTCAGCCATGAAACGAAAGATTCGTTATCAAGGATTTTGCAACCAACGTGCCACAGCCTTTCATGCCATCGATTTTTTCTGCGATCACCCTCATCGATACAGAAAAACCTCCGGATAGCGGGCCCTCCAAGGCAACCAGCGATCATCCAGGCCGCTCTGGTGCCGCCACGGAGCGGTCGTTTTTCCAGAATCGCGCCACAAAAAAGGGCGCCAAAACGGCGCCCACTTCAATTAATGCACCACCAAGGTGCACTACCGTTGTTCCAGCTCGTCGAGTTGTCCATACAACGTGGCGATCTGATGAATTCGCTGCCGCCCTCCGGTCAACTGCTCGTGCAGCACGGCATTGACCAGCAGGTTGATCAGGCTGTTGGCGCCCGCGTAGCTGTCGAAGGCCGACACGCTGTCCAGCGGCGTACACAACTGCCACCTGGCCAGTTCGATGATTGCCTGGGCCTGGGGCTCGCAGATAACCAGCGTCGGAACCTGCTGCAACTGCAAGGCCTGTAGAAGCGGGCGGATGATCCGCGGCCGACGCCGGAACGCCAGCACCACCACCATGTCCTCGCCAGTCAGATCCACCAGCTCCTCAGACAGCGTCTGCCCGGGCTGGGGCAGCACCTGAACGCCACTACGGATTTGCAGCAGTTGCTGGCGCAGGTGCAACGCCACGGGAAAGGCATTGCGCATGCCGATGACGAAGACTCGCCTGCTGCTACCCAGTGCCTGCACCACTTCGGTGAACTGGCCAGCATCGATGCCGTTCACCCATTGGGTGAGATTGGCCATCTCCTGCTTGTAATGACGAGCCAGCAAGGTGTTGCCCTGCACCGCGTCGCGGCTGTCTGCGACCGGCATGCCACTCTGGCGCAGGGTCCGCTGCTCCTCGCGCATGTCCTTGTATTTTTCATAGCCCAGGCGCTTGAACAGGCGGCTTACGGTCGCCTTGGAGACGCCAGCCAGCCGGGCCAGTTCGGCACTGTTGTAGCTGACCAGATCGTCGTAATGGTCGAGCACGAAGTCGGCGATCCGCTGCTCCTGAGGCGCGAGCTGCGAGTAATGACTGCGCAGACGTTCATCGAGTTGATTCATGGTGGCGCCTTGTAACTTTCGTTTCATTCAGCCGATGATATAGGAAGTCACCTGCCTGCTTGAAGTCGCAACGCAGAAACCCGTCAACCCGCGCCAGGAGGCTGTGCCGCTGCCTCCGAGAGGAGATCACCATGACACAGACCACGCCCGACTGGGCAGCGTACGTCACGCAGATGGAAGAGGTTCTGGCCCTGCAACTGGACGATGCGCGCCGTCAGGAATTGCTCACCCAGTTCAGCCGCATCGCGGCAATGGCCAAGCCGCTGATGGACTACCCGCTCGACGACCGACTGGAAGTCGCGGGAGTCTACAAAGCATGAATCCAGCACTCTTATCGATTGCCCAGCTGCGCGCTGCCCTGGCATCCGGCGAGCTCAGTGCACGTGAAATAGCCGAGCACAGCCTGCAAGCCATCGAGCGGCACGACCCGACGATCAACGCCTGGACGCAGATCACCCAGCAGCGCATGAAAGACGAAGCGGACAACCTCGACCGCCTGCGTCGCCAGGGCTCGCCCCTGCCCGCCCTGGCGGCCGTGCCCTACGCCGTGAAGAACCTGTTCGATGTCGCGGGCTTTCCGACCCTGGCCGGAGCGCGCCTGTTCCAGAACCGCCCAGCAGCAACTGTCGACGCCTGGGCGGTACGCCAGTTGGCAGCCAGCGGCGGCCTGCTGTCGGGCATGCTGAACATGGATGCTTACGCCTATGGCTTCACCACGGAAAACACTCACTTCGGCGCAACCCGCAACCCCCACGATCTCTCCCGCATCGCGGGCGGCTCTTCCGGGGGCTCGGCAGCCGCCGTTGCGGCCGGACTGGTGAATTTCTCACTGGGTAGCGACACCAACGGCTCCATCCGCGTACCGGCATCGCTGTGCGGGATATTCGGGCTGAAGCCCACCTTCGGCCGCTTGTCGCGCAGCGGCTCACACCCGTTCGTGGGCAGCCTAGACCACATCGGCCCACTGGCACGCAGCACCCGCGATCTCGCCGAGGTTTACGACGTGCTGCAAGGCCATGACCCGCAAGACGGCTTTCAGGCCGCGCAGGATAGGCAGCCGGTAACGGCGCTGCTGGAGCGCGACCTCGATGGGCTGCGCTTCGGCGTGCTTGGCGGTTACTTCCAGCAATGGTGCGACGACAGCGCTCGCGATGCCGTGGCCCAGGTGGCCAAGGCCCTCGACGCCAGCGAAGAAGTCATCCTGGCAGAGGCAGAACTGGCGCGTACCGCCGCGTTCATCATCAGTGCATCGGAGGGCGGCAACAGCTACCTGCCGGCACTGCGCAGCTCGCCGGATTCCTTCGAGCCGCTGTCACGCGAGCGCCTGCTTGCCGGTGCGATGATCCCGGCTGCCTGGTACGTGCAGGCGCAACGCTTCCGTCGTCACTTCCAGCAGCAGGTCCTGCCGCTGTTCGCCGGCGTGGATGTGTTGATCGCACCAGCGACGCCCACCAGCGCGACGCCCATCGGCCAGGAAACCCTGCGCATCAACGGTACCGACCTGCCGACCCGCGCGAGCATGGGCATGCTGGCTCAACCGATCTCCTTCCTCGGCCTGCCGGTGGTCAGCGTGCCGCTGCGCACTGCGGGTGGCCTGCCGATCGGCGTGCAACTGATCGCCGCGCCGTTCAACGAACAAGCCTGCCTGCGCGCCGCCAGCGCGCTCGAGCGCATGGGCATCGCCCACGCAACACCTGCCAACCTGGAGTGACGCGATGAATACTGAACAGATAGATCTGCCGGACGTTCTGGCGGAGGTCACCCATGCCTTCCAGCGCTACGAAAAAGCCCTGACCGGCAACGATATCGACGTGCTGGACGAGCTGTTCTGGCACGACGAACGCACGGTACGCCTGGGCGCCGGAGAAAACCTCTACGGCATCGGCGAAATCCGCGCGTTTCGCGCTGCGCGGCCAGCGACAGGGCTGTACCGCGAACTGAGGAACACGGTCATCACCACCTACGGTGACAGCTTTGCGGTGTGCAGCACCGAGTTCACCCGGGAAGGCAGCGACAGAATCGGGCGCCAGCAGCAGAGCTGGGTGAAACTGGCAGGCAACTGGCGCATCGTGGCCGCACAGGTCAGCTTGATGAGCTGAAGTACCAACCCTTCACTGCACGCTGCGACAAAGTGACATACAGTGAGAGCATTACCACGGCCCAATCAGACGCTGGAAACTGGCAACATGAGACGCTGCAGCTGGTTGACGACCAACTGCCAGCCCACTGCCGAACACCAGCCTGCGGGCCGATATGCCAACGCTAGACTCGAATCCCCAAGGAGGCCTGATGCGCTTGCGCGCGGTTCTTTTCGACATGGATGGCACGTTGCTCGACAGCGCGCCGGATTTCATCGCCATCTGCCAGGCCATGCGTGCCGAGCGCGGTCTGCCGCCGGTGAATGAAAAGCTGATTCGCGATCACGTCTCCGGCGGCGCCCGGGCGATGATCCTAAATGCCTTCGACATCGACCCGATGAGCGATGGCTTCGAAACCCTGCGTCTGGAGTTTCTGGAGCGCTATCAGGATCATTGTGCCGTGTTGACCCGTCCCTACGACGGCATCGAGACGCTGCTCGAAGACATCGAACGCGCCAAGCTGATCTGGGGCGTGGTGACCAACAAGCCACTGCGCTTCGCCGAGCCGATCATGCAGCGCCTGGGCCTGGCCGAACGCTCCTCCATCCTCATCTGCCCTGATCACGTGACCCGCAGCAAACCGGACCCCGAGCCGATGATCCTCGCCTGCTCGACCCTCAAGCTGGATCCGGCCAGCGTGCTGTTCGTCGGCGACGACCTGCGCGATATCGAGTCCGGTCGCGACGCCGGTACCAAGACCGCAGCGGTGACCTACGGCTACATCCACCCCGACGACAACCCGCGCCACTGGGGCGCCGACGTGGTGGTCGATCACCCACTGGAACTGCGCAAGGTACTCGATCAGGCGCTGTGCAGTTGCTGAGGCTTGCCCATGTTCAGTTACATCACCCTGGGCTGCAGTGACCTGCAGCGAGCGGCCATCTTTTACGATGCAACCCTTGCACCTCTAGGCCTGCAGCGCTGCACGCCGAACGAGGAAGGCTGGGAGGATTTTCTGGGCTGGGGCACCTATCTCGATAATGGCCGTGAGGAGCTTGCCATCTGGCTCTGCAAGCCCTTCAACGGTGAAGCACCCAGCTCAGGCAACGGCAGCATGATCGCCTTCAAGGCCAATAGCTGGCAGGCCGTACGAGACTTTCACCACGCAGCGCTCGCCAACGGCGGCCATTGCGAAGGCCCGCCAGGCCTGCGCCCCCACTATGGCCCCGACTTCTTCGGCGCCTATGTCCGTGATCCAGATGGACACAAACTGGCAGCGGTCTGTCGTGGCCTCACGATTGATCCGGCCTTTTCCTGATTCATTAGCTAGAGAAATTCCCATGTTCGATTACAGCGCCCGCCCCGACCTGCTCAAGGATCGTGTGATTCTGGTCACCGGAGCGGGACGTGGCATTGGCGCAGCTGCGGCCCGTGCCTATGCGGCCCATGGCGCCACCGTGCTGCTGCTCGGCAAGAGCGAAGACAACCTGGCGCGCACCTACGACGCCATCGAGCACGCTGGCCATCCGCAACCGGTGGTCATTCCGTTCGATCTGGAAAGTGCCCTACCGCATCAGTACAACGAACTGGCTGCGATGATCGAAAAGCAATTCGGCAAGCTCGATGGCCTGCTGCACAACGCCTCGATCATCGGCCCGCGCACGCCGCTGGAGCAGTTGTCCGGCGAGAATTTCATGCGCGTCATGCAGGTCAACGTCAACGCGATGTTCATGCTGACCAGCACGCTGCTGCCGCTGCTCAAGCTGTCGGCCGATGCCTCGGTGGTGTTCACCTCGAGCAGCGTAGGGCGCAAGGGCCGGGCTTACTGGGGCGCCTATGCGGTATCCAAATTCGCCACTGAAGGGCTGATGCAGGTGATGGCAGACGAAGTCGACGGCATCACGGCGATTCGCGCCAACAGCGTCAACCCGGGCGGCACCCGCACCGACATGCGCGCCCAGGCTTACCCAGGCGAGAACCCGGAAAGCAAACCGCTGCCCGAGGCCATCATGCCGGTCTACCTGTACCTGATGGGCCCCGACAGCCAGGGCATCAATGGCCAGGCCTTCGACGCCCAATAGGTACGCCGGGGGACCCGGTCATCATCGGGATCGCCCACTCCAGCCCTCGCCATCGCGCGGCCGACGTGCCGTGACAGTAAATTGTCGCGGCAACGCCCGAACCGGCAAATGATTGCCGTCCTTCTGACGGCGCATTGCCACTAATGGCCATGCGCCTCCCTCCCCGGTAGCCAACCTGTTGAACCTTAAGGCTTTTATACGGCCCAAAAAGACTGGCACGAAATTCGCTCTATTGCTCACAAGCCGTAACGAAGCGCCAGAGGTTCACCAAAATGGTTCCACCCAGCCAGAAAAACACGATCGATTTCGACGCTGCCAAGCTGCAGCGCCTCGGCTTCTCGACTCGTAAGAATGAGGCTCGCCCGATCAGCCTCGCGCAGTTGCGCCAGCGCCTCGGCCTGCAACTGCAGACCAGCCTGGATGCCGAACGCATTCTCGGCATGTTCTTCCGCGAGCTGCAGCATCTGGTGCCGGTCGACGCACTGGGCTACCAGCACTCGAGCAGCGATCTGCGTCTGGAGATGGGCCAGCAGGCCAATCATTCGGCCACCTACCGCCTCAGCCACGAGAGCGAGTATTTGGGCGAACTGACCTTTCGCCGCCGCCAGCGTTTCTCCGATCAGGAGCTGACGCAACTGGAGTCGTTACTGGCCAGCCTGCTGTTCCCTCTGCGCAACGCCCTGCTCTATCGCGTTGCCATCCAGAGTGCGCTGCGTGACCCGCTGACCAACACCGGCAACCGCATTGCCATGGATCAGGTACTGGGCCGGGAAATCGAACTGGCACGCCGTAACGCCCAGCCGCTGTCGCTGCTGATGCTGGATATCGACCACTTCAAGCGCATCAACGATGAACATGGTCACAGTGCAGGCGACGAAGTGTTGAAAGCCGTCGCCACGACCCTCAAGGACCAGTTGCGCAATATCGACATGGTGTTCCGCTACGGCGGTGAGGAGTTCCTGGTGCTGCTGTCCGGCACACCGCGCGAGGGAGCCGCACTGGTCGGCGAGCGCCTGCGCCAGGCAGTTCTCGACCTGCAGTGCGTGGCTCAGGGCAAGCCCATCGAGCTGTCGGTCAGCCTCGGCTGCGCGGCTCTGGAGCCGGGCGAGTCGATCGAAAGCCTGCTTAACCGCGCGGACAAGGCGCTGTACAGCGCCAAACGCAATGGCCGCAATTGCATGGCCATGGCCGGTTGATCGACCAATAGAAGCTTCGCCAGACCGGAAAATCAAAAGGGCCCCACTCCT encodes:
- a CDS encoding amino acid ABC transporter permease, translated to MMAQLNFSALWPYWPELLSGLWVTIQLTVMATVGGVALGILGAALRSGRPTILSRLWGVYVELIRNTPFVVQLFFIVFGLPNLGLKLTAGEAALLAMLINLGAYSTEIIRAGIQVTPRGQWEAGRVLGLSRTQTFIQVVLPPSLKRIYPALVSQCIIVMLGSSVVSQVSHEELTFAANLIQSRTFLSFEVYLVTTLMYLALSIAMRQLLLAAGRKWFGDQP
- a CDS encoding transporter substrate-binding domain-containing protein; protein product: MTKMKKGLIAILAAGLLLTQATTALADQLQDIEKRGVIRIAVPQDFPPFGSVGTDLQPQGYDIDMAKYLAKEMKLKLQLVPVTSANRVPYLQTDKVDLVISSLGKNAEREQVIDFSAAYAPFFLGVFGAKDKALQNAEELAGKSIGVTRGAVEDMVLTEVAPSGAQVKRYEDNNTTLSAYLSGQVEFVATGNLVVAAIERQNADRAPVAKFMLKDSPCYIGLRKGEAALKAKVDALIDQAKADGTLNGLSEQWLKAPLPANLGA
- a CDS encoding MurR/RpiR family transcriptional regulator, whose translation is MNQLDERLRSHYSQLAPQEQRIADFVLDHYDDLVSYNSAELARLAGVSKATVSRLFKRLGYEKYKDMREEQRTLRQSGMPVADSRDAVQGNTLLARHYKQEMANLTQWVNGIDAGQFTEVVQALGSSRRVFVIGMRNAFPVALHLRQQLLQIRSGVQVLPQPGQTLSEELVDLTGEDMVVVLAFRRRPRIIRPLLQALQLQQVPTLVICEPQAQAIIELARWQLCTPLDSVSAFDSYAGANSLINLLVNAVLHEQLTGGRQRIHQIATLYGQLDELEQR
- the hpxX gene encoding oxalurate catabolism protein HpxX, with protein sequence MTQTTPDWAAYVTQMEEVLALQLDDARRQELLTQFSRIAAMAKPLMDYPLDDRLEVAGVYKA
- a CDS encoding AtzE family amidohydrolase, translated to MNPALLSIAQLRAALASGELSAREIAEHSLQAIERHDPTINAWTQITQQRMKDEADNLDRLRRQGSPLPALAAVPYAVKNLFDVAGFPTLAGARLFQNRPAATVDAWAVRQLAASGGLLSGMLNMDAYAYGFTTENTHFGATRNPHDLSRIAGGSSGGSAAAVAAGLVNFSLGSDTNGSIRVPASLCGIFGLKPTFGRLSRSGSHPFVGSLDHIGPLARSTRDLAEVYDVLQGHDPQDGFQAAQDRQPVTALLERDLDGLRFGVLGGYFQQWCDDSARDAVAQVAKALDASEEVILAEAELARTAAFIISASEGGNSYLPALRSSPDSFEPLSRERLLAGAMIPAAWYVQAQRFRRHFQQQVLPLFAGVDVLIAPATPTSATPIGQETLRINGTDLPTRASMGMLAQPISFLGLPVVSVPLRTAGGLPIGVQLIAAPFNEQACLRAASALERMGIAHATPANLE
- the hpxZ gene encoding oxalurate catabolism protein HpxZ, which gives rise to MNTEQIDLPDVLAEVTHAFQRYEKALTGNDIDVLDELFWHDERTVRLGAGENLYGIGEIRAFRAARPATGLYRELRNTVITTYGDSFAVCSTEFTREGSDRIGRQQQSWVKLAGNWRIVAAQVSLMS
- the mupP gene encoding N-acetylmuramic acid 6-phosphate phosphatase MupP, translating into MRLRAVLFDMDGTLLDSAPDFIAICQAMRAERGLPPVNEKLIRDHVSGGARAMILNAFDIDPMSDGFETLRLEFLERYQDHCAVLTRPYDGIETLLEDIERAKLIWGVVTNKPLRFAEPIMQRLGLAERSSILICPDHVTRSKPDPEPMILACSTLKLDPASVLFVGDDLRDIESGRDAGTKTAAVTYGYIHPDDNPRHWGADVVVDHPLELRKVLDQALCSC
- a CDS encoding VOC family protein, which translates into the protein MFSYITLGCSDLQRAAIFYDATLAPLGLQRCTPNEEGWEDFLGWGTYLDNGREELAIWLCKPFNGEAPSSGNGSMIAFKANSWQAVRDFHHAALANGGHCEGPPGLRPHYGPDFFGAYVRDPDGHKLAAVCRGLTIDPAFS
- a CDS encoding YciK family oxidoreductase produces the protein MFDYSARPDLLKDRVILVTGAGRGIGAAAARAYAAHGATVLLLGKSEDNLARTYDAIEHAGHPQPVVIPFDLESALPHQYNELAAMIEKQFGKLDGLLHNASIIGPRTPLEQLSGENFMRVMQVNVNAMFMLTSTLLPLLKLSADASVVFTSSSVGRKGRAYWGAYAVSKFATEGLMQVMADEVDGITAIRANSVNPGGTRTDMRAQAYPGENPESKPLPEAIMPVYLYLMGPDSQGINGQAFDAQ
- a CDS encoding GGDEF domain-containing protein, coding for MVPPSQKNTIDFDAAKLQRLGFSTRKNEARPISLAQLRQRLGLQLQTSLDAERILGMFFRELQHLVPVDALGYQHSSSDLRLEMGQQANHSATYRLSHESEYLGELTFRRRQRFSDQELTQLESLLASLLFPLRNALLYRVAIQSALRDPLTNTGNRIAMDQVLGREIELARRNAQPLSLLMLDIDHFKRINDEHGHSAGDEVLKAVATTLKDQLRNIDMVFRYGGEEFLVLLSGTPREGAALVGERLRQAVLDLQCVAQGKPIELSVSLGCAALEPGESIESLLNRADKALYSAKRNGRNCMAMAG